In the genome of Pseudomonas protegens, one region contains:
- a CDS encoding imelysin family protein — translation MIRMPLATASLLAIAISLAGCGEGKDDKAAAQAPTPAASTATPANDAAGKVDEAAAKAVVAHYADMVFAVYSDAESTAKTLQTTIDAFLAKPNDETLKAAKAAWVAARVPYLQSEVFRFGNTIIDDWEGQVNAWPLDEGLIDYVDKSYEHALGNPGATANIIANTEIQVGEDKIDVKDITPETLASLNELGGAEANVATGYHAIEFLLWGQDLNGTGPGAGARPASDYLEGAGATGGHNDRRRAYLKAVTQLLVNDLEEMVGNWKPDVADNYRATLEAEPAETGLRKMLFGMGSLSLGELAGERMKVSLEANSPEDEQDCFSDNTHNSHFYDAKGIRNVYLGEYTRVDGTKMTGASLSSLVAKADPAADAALKADLAATEAKIQIMVDHANKGEHYDQLIAAGNESGNQIVRDAIAALVKQTGSIEQAAGKLGISDLNPDNADHEF, via the coding sequence ATGATTCGTATGCCTCTGGCTACCGCCAGTCTGTTGGCCATCGCTATTTCCCTCGCCGGCTGTGGCGAAGGTAAAGACGACAAGGCTGCCGCTCAAGCGCCGACCCCGGCTGCCAGCACTGCCACCCCGGCCAACGACGCCGCGGGCAAGGTCGACGAAGCCGCGGCCAAGGCTGTGGTCGCGCATTACGCCGACATGGTATTTGCCGTTTACAGCGACGCCGAATCCACCGCGAAAACCCTGCAAACCACCATCGATGCCTTCCTCGCCAAGCCCAACGACGAAACCCTGAAGGCCGCCAAGGCTGCCTGGGTGGCCGCACGCGTGCCTTACCTGCAGAGCGAAGTGTTCCGCTTCGGCAACACCATCATCGATGACTGGGAAGGCCAGGTGAACGCCTGGCCGCTGGACGAAGGCCTGATCGACTACGTCGACAAGAGCTATGAACACGCCCTGGGCAACCCCGGCGCCACTGCCAATATCATCGCCAACACCGAGATCCAGGTCGGCGAAGACAAGATCGACGTGAAGGACATCACCCCGGAAACCCTGGCCAGCCTGAACGAGCTGGGCGGTGCCGAGGCCAACGTCGCCACCGGCTACCACGCCATCGAATTCCTGCTCTGGGGCCAGGACCTCAACGGCACCGGTCCCGGCGCCGGCGCGCGTCCGGCGTCCGACTATCTGGAGGGCGCAGGTGCTACCGGCGGCCACAACGATCGTCGTCGCGCCTATCTGAAAGCCGTGACCCAACTGCTGGTCAACGACCTGGAAGAAATGGTCGGCAACTGGAAACCGGACGTGGCCGACAACTACCGCGCCACCCTGGAAGCGGAACCGGCCGAAACCGGCCTGCGCAAAATGCTCTTCGGCATGGGCAGCCTGTCTCTGGGCGAATTGGCCGGCGAGCGGATGAAAGTGTCCCTGGAAGCCAACTCGCCTGAAGACGAGCAGGACTGCTTCAGCGACAACACCCACAACTCGCACTTCTACGACGCCAAGGGCATCCGCAACGTCTACCTGGGCGAATACACCCGTGTCGACGGCACCAAGATGACCGGCGCCAGCCTGTCGTCCCTGGTGGCCAAGGCCGACCCCGCCGCCGACGCCGCCCTGAAAGCCGATCTGGCCGCGACCGAAGCCAAGATCCAGATCATGGTCGACCACGCCAACAAGGGTGAGCACTACGACCAACTGATCGCCGCCGGCAACGAATCCGGCAACCAGATCGTGCGCGACGCCATCGCCGCCCTGGTCAAGCAGACCGGTTCGATCGAACAGGCCGCCGGCAAACTGGGCATCAGCGACCTGAACCCGGACAACGCCGATCACGAGTTCTGA
- a CDS encoding imelysin family protein has product MFRPKLLFTSLAALALGACAPQDPQAVTSAAIAKQVILPTYSRWVDADRQLAISALAFCEGKQSLDTARADFLHAQKAWAELQPLLIGPLAEGNRSWQVQFWPDKKNLVGRQVEQLVSATPQIDAATLAKSSVVVQGLSAYEYILFDSKIDMADSAQKARYCPLLTAIGERQKQLAEEILSSWNTNDGMLAQMSKFPNQRYADSHEAIADLLRVQVTALDTLKKKLGTPMGRQTKGIPQPFQADAWRSQSSLQGLEASLSAAQTVWAGVDNKGLRGLLPAEQKPLADKIDAAYAASLKLFASTQRSLTEMLNDDAGRQQLNDLYDSLNVVHRLHEGELAKALGIQLGFNANDGD; this is encoded by the coding sequence ATGTTCCGCCCCAAACTGCTGTTCACCAGCCTGGCCGCACTCGCTCTGGGCGCCTGCGCGCCCCAGGACCCACAAGCCGTGACCTCGGCGGCCATCGCCAAGCAGGTCATCCTGCCGACCTACAGCCGCTGGGTCGATGCCGACCGCCAGCTGGCCATCAGCGCCCTGGCCTTCTGTGAAGGCAAGCAAAGCCTGGACACCGCCCGTGCCGATTTCCTCCACGCGCAAAAGGCCTGGGCCGAGCTGCAGCCGCTGCTGATCGGTCCGCTGGCCGAGGGCAACCGCTCCTGGCAGGTGCAGTTCTGGCCGGACAAGAAGAACCTGGTGGGCCGTCAGGTCGAGCAACTGGTCAGCGCCACCCCGCAGATCGACGCCGCGACCCTGGCCAAGTCCAGCGTGGTGGTACAAGGCCTGTCGGCCTACGAATACATCCTCTTCGACAGCAAGATCGACATGGCCGACAGCGCGCAGAAAGCCCGCTACTGCCCGCTGCTGACCGCCATCGGTGAACGCCAGAAGCAACTGGCCGAAGAGATCCTGTCGAGCTGGAACACCAACGACGGCATGCTCGCGCAGATGAGCAAGTTCCCCAACCAGCGCTACGCCGACTCCCACGAAGCCATCGCCGACCTGCTGCGGGTCCAGGTCACCGCCCTGGATACCCTGAAGAAGAAACTCGGCACGCCGATGGGCCGCCAGACCAAGGGCATCCCCCAGCCGTTCCAGGCCGACGCCTGGCGCAGCCAGTCGTCCCTGCAAGGCCTGGAAGCCAGCCTCAGCGCCGCCCAGACGGTCTGGGCCGGGGTCGACAACAAGGGCCTGCGTGGCCTGCTACCCGCCGAGCAGAAGCCGTTGGCCGACAAGATCGACGCCGCCTACGCCGCCTCGCTGAAACTCTTTGCCAGCACCCAGCGCTCGCTCACTGAAATGCTCAATGACGACGCCGGGCGCCAGCAACTCAACGACCTGTACGACAGCCTCAACGTGGTCCATCGCCTGCACGAAGGCGAACTGGCCAAGGCGCTGGGGATCCAACTGGGCTTCAACGCCAACGACGGTGACTGA
- a CDS encoding di-heme oxidoredictase family protein, producing the protein MPSSLLRWFALLMALGLSACDDAPRFTRAEPGEAHAGGATTVNKADRNAFSLPSANLPATRRLDFSVGNSFFRNPWVIAPSTTTARDGLGPLFNTNACQNCHIKDGRGHPPAPEALNAVSMLVRLSIPDAPAYAKVIEQLGVVPEPVYGGQLQDMAIPGVAPEGRVRVDYDSVPVRFKDGTQVELRKPRLQITDLGYGPMHPETQFSARVAPPMIGLGLLEAIPEAAILANAQPTTGNNRIAGRPNWVWDDAQQKTVLGRFGWKAGQPNLNQQNVHAFSGDMGLTTSLRPFDDCTEAQTACKQAPNGNGPDGEPEVSDNILRLVLFYTRNLAVPARRDVDSPQVLAGKNLFFKAGCQSCHTPSFTTAADAAEPELANQVIRPYSDLLLHDMGEGLADHRTEFKASGRDWRTAPLWGIGLTETVSGHTQFLHDGRARNLMEAVLWHGGEAEGAKQQVLAFNAEQRAALLAFLNSL; encoded by the coding sequence ATGCCTTCGTCGCTGCTTCGCTGGTTCGCTCTGCTCATGGCCCTGGGCCTGAGTGCCTGCGATGACGCTCCACGCTTTACCCGGGCCGAACCGGGTGAAGCCCACGCCGGCGGCGCCACCACGGTCAACAAGGCTGATCGCAACGCCTTTTCTTTGCCCTCGGCCAATCTGCCGGCCACCCGACGCCTGGACTTCAGCGTGGGCAACAGTTTCTTTCGCAACCCCTGGGTCATCGCCCCCTCCACCACCACCGCCCGCGACGGCCTGGGCCCGCTGTTCAACACCAACGCCTGCCAGAACTGCCACATCAAGGACGGCCGCGGCCATCCGCCCGCACCGGAGGCCCTGAACGCGGTGTCCATGCTGGTGCGCCTGTCGATCCCGGATGCCCCGGCCTACGCCAAGGTCATCGAACAGCTCGGCGTGGTGCCCGAACCGGTATACGGTGGCCAGTTGCAGGACATGGCGATTCCCGGCGTCGCTCCCGAAGGCCGAGTCCGAGTCGATTACGACAGCGTGCCGGTACGGTTCAAGGACGGCACCCAGGTGGAGCTGCGCAAGCCCAGGCTGCAGATCACCGACCTGGGTTACGGCCCGATGCACCCCGAGACGCAGTTCTCCGCCCGAGTGGCGCCGCCGATGATCGGCCTGGGGCTGCTGGAAGCCATTCCCGAAGCGGCGATCCTGGCCAACGCTCAGCCCACCACCGGCAACAACCGGATTGCCGGACGGCCCAACTGGGTCTGGGATGACGCCCAGCAAAAGACCGTGCTCGGACGCTTTGGCTGGAAAGCCGGACAACCCAATCTCAATCAACAGAATGTTCACGCGTTTTCCGGCGACATGGGCCTGACCACCAGCCTGCGCCCCTTCGACGACTGCACCGAGGCGCAAACCGCGTGCAAGCAGGCGCCCAACGGCAATGGCCCGGACGGCGAGCCGGAGGTCAGTGACAACATCCTGCGCCTGGTGCTGTTCTATACCCGCAACCTGGCGGTACCGGCGCGCCGCGACGTCGACTCGCCCCAGGTCCTGGCCGGCAAGAACCTGTTCTTCAAGGCCGGTTGCCAGTCCTGCCACACCCCGAGTTTCACCACGGCAGCCGATGCCGCCGAACCCGAATTGGCCAACCAGGTCATCCGCCCCTACAGCGACCTGCTGCTGCATGACATGGGGGAAGGCCTCGCCGACCACCGCACCGAGTTCAAGGCCAGTGGCCGCGACTGGCGCACCGCGCCGCTGTGGGGCATCGGCCTGACGGAAACCGTCAGTGGCCACACCCAGTTCCTGCATGACGGCCGCGCCCGCAACCTGATGGAAGCGGTGCTCTGGCATGGCGGCGAGGCCGAGGGCGCGAAGCAACAGGTGCTCGCGTTCAACGCCGAGCAGCGCGCCGCGTTGCTGGCCTTCCTGAATTCTCTATAA